The Aureispira anguillae genome contains a region encoding:
- a CDS encoding cobyric acid synthase: protein MNNQRPIMFVGTASDVGKSVLCAGICRLLKQDGYHPAPFKGQNMSNNSYATPDGLEIGRAQAVQAEAAQILPQTDMNPILLKPSSNQTSQLVINGKPCGKQSAFSYFKKDNRAKLFEVVLEAFNRLNKNYAPIVIEGAGSISELNLKSRDITNMRLAIACDAATFLVADIDKGGVFASVYGSIALLSPEEKQQIKGIIINKFRGDIRLFEDGKKIIEELTGIPVVGVVPYFKDIYIEEEDAVSLAQKSTVSKKNAINIAVVLLERISNFTDFNRLERDSRVHLYYSDVPSEIEQADIIILPGSKNTIADLINIRKKGLVRSIYQAYQKGKKIIGICGGYQMLGQSIEDPYQVEGTQRSIPGIGLLPIQTVMEKEKTTVQCQFKFKGLKDWCKGYEIHMGVSTPVAGLPQPLNELKNGKKEGYFLNQACWGSYIHGIFDNPAIIDDLLEGLTHQKETPIDSERFKNEQFDKLATVLRESLDIEYIKSTIFDTVNPHC, encoded by the coding sequence ATGAACAATCAACGCCCCATTATGTTTGTGGGTACTGCCTCTGACGTTGGAAAAAGCGTATTGTGCGCTGGTATTTGTCGTTTGTTAAAACAAGATGGTTATCATCCTGCCCCTTTCAAAGGGCAGAATATGTCCAATAATAGTTATGCAACACCTGATGGGCTTGAAATTGGGCGTGCTCAAGCGGTTCAAGCAGAAGCAGCACAGATTTTGCCTCAAACAGACATGAACCCAATCTTGTTAAAACCAAGCAGCAACCAAACTTCTCAGTTGGTCATTAACGGAAAACCATGTGGCAAACAATCTGCCTTTTCTTATTTCAAAAAAGATAATCGAGCAAAGCTCTTTGAAGTTGTCTTAGAAGCCTTCAATCGTTTGAATAAAAATTATGCTCCAATTGTTATTGAAGGAGCAGGAAGTATTTCGGAATTGAATCTCAAATCTAGAGACATTACTAATATGCGTTTGGCGATTGCTTGTGATGCTGCTACTTTTTTGGTGGCAGACATTGATAAAGGTGGTGTATTTGCTAGTGTTTATGGTTCTATAGCTTTGTTATCTCCTGAAGAAAAACAGCAAATCAAGGGGATTATTATCAATAAGTTTAGAGGCGATATTAGGCTTTTTGAAGATGGCAAAAAAATTATCGAGGAGTTGACAGGGATTCCTGTTGTTGGTGTAGTTCCTTATTTTAAGGACATTTATATCGAAGAAGAAGATGCGGTTTCTTTGGCCCAAAAATCAACGGTTAGTAAGAAAAATGCTATTAATATAGCAGTGGTATTATTGGAAAGAATTTCGAATTTCACCGACTTTAACCGACTGGAGCGAGATAGCAGAGTGCATTTATATTATTCGGATGTCCCCTCAGAAATAGAGCAAGCAGACATTATTATTTTGCCTGGTTCTAAAAATACAATTGCTGATTTAATTAATATCCGAAAAAAAGGTTTGGTGCGTAGTATTTATCAAGCTTACCAGAAGGGAAAAAAAATAATAGGAATCTGTGGTGGTTATCAAATGCTTGGTCAGAGTATCGAAGATCCTTATCAAGTAGAAGGAACGCAGCGTTCTATCCCAGGAATTGGCTTATTGCCCATTCAAACTGTAATGGAAAAAGAAAAAACAACCGTCCAATGTCAATTTAAATTCAAGGGGTTAAAGGACTGGTGTAAAGGATATGAAATCCACATGGGCGTTAGCACGCCTGTTGCTGGACTTCCCCAACCTTTGAACGAGTTAAAAAATGGAAAAAAAGAAGGATATTTTTTAAATCAAGCTTGTTGGGGAAGCTATATTCATGGCATTTTTGACAACCCTGCAATTATTGACGATTTGTTAGAAGGCTTAACTCATCAAAAAGAAACCCCTATTGACAGTGAACGGTTTAAAAATGAACAATTCGATAAATTAGCAACTGTGCTAAGGGAGTCTTTGGACATAGAATATATTAAGTCTACTATTTTTGATACTGTAAACCCCCATTGTTAG